One genomic region from Haloterrigena gelatinilytica encodes:
- a CDS encoding ATP-dependent helicase, producing the protein MSGTDGLELPVADDALPFDPDAVTIEDRDVFDLLEPAVQEWWLEEFGEFVPENEGFFTPPQQGAIPKIHEGMNTLVCAPTGSGKTLSSFCAIIDELYKRDRDTDDGLENSVYCLYVSPLKSLANDIHRNLEVPLEGIESVVDERDDGAEMGEIRHAIRHGDTSSSDRQKMLEETPHILNTTPETLAILLNSPKFREKLRTVEYVIVDEIHSLAAGKRGTHLSVSLERLEAMVDHEITRIGCSATIEPLEGVAEFLVGREEPGGDSRPYEIVDARFAREFDIELECPTDDLIHTPREVVQERFYRMLHEHIQDHTNTLVFTNTRSGAERVLHNLREGFDAYDEENSGCHHGSLSKDVRHDVEKRLKEGSLDVVTSSTSLELGIDMPHVDLVVQVGSPKSVASLLQRVGRAGHRVGQTVTGRVIALDRDELLECAVMLKKAEDGFVDSVSIPENAQDVATQHVYGMAIAEIRPESEVVGILRRAYPYRNYSDEEWESLARYLTADYAGLEDKNVYAKIWRDENDPPSGEHHHEGYPVGRPLIGKRGRLARVIYMTNIGTIPDSFTCDVKTRAGDEWVGQLDENYLDTLEKGDVFVLGGDHFEYRYRRGSKVYVDRTSARPTVPSWYSERLPLSYDLGREILAFQGELLERYGAGGPPRVRAWLREFPLDDDSVRAIARLFEHQLRYAGNESVSATDRLAIEVVRDREEYERHYYVHSSYGRKFNDGFSRLLAYRCAQEATANVRVAVADNGFVLSMPLNRKVDVEGILEDLEADDVREDLRNALSGTDLLQRYFRINATRSLMILKRYKGYEKSASEQQVSSEMLLGFAEDLEEFAVIEETYREILEDKLNVAEIEQIVGDIAAGDIEIERTLLDSPTPRAFGLATLSASDVVLAEDESAALQAFHEHVLEEIGEESLRGLSTD; encoded by the coding sequence ATGAGCGGGACCGACGGCCTCGAGTTGCCGGTCGCCGACGACGCCCTCCCTTTCGATCCGGACGCCGTCACGATCGAGGACCGCGACGTTTTCGACCTCCTCGAGCCGGCGGTCCAGGAGTGGTGGCTCGAGGAGTTCGGCGAGTTCGTTCCCGAGAACGAGGGCTTCTTCACGCCGCCCCAGCAGGGGGCGATCCCGAAGATCCACGAGGGGATGAACACGCTGGTCTGTGCGCCGACGGGGTCAGGCAAGACGTTAAGTTCTTTTTGTGCGATTATCGACGAACTCTACAAGCGTGATCGCGACACCGACGACGGCCTCGAGAACTCCGTCTACTGTCTCTACGTCTCGCCGCTGAAGTCGCTGGCCAACGACATCCACCGCAACCTCGAGGTGCCCCTCGAGGGGATCGAATCCGTCGTCGACGAACGGGACGACGGGGCGGAGATGGGCGAGATCCGCCACGCGATCCGCCACGGCGACACCTCCTCGAGCGACCGCCAGAAGATGCTCGAGGAGACGCCCCACATTCTGAACACGACGCCCGAGACGCTCGCGATACTGCTGAACTCCCCTAAGTTCCGCGAGAAACTGCGGACCGTCGAGTACGTCATCGTCGACGAGATCCACTCGCTGGCCGCCGGAAAGCGTGGAACCCACCTGTCGGTGAGCTTAGAGCGACTCGAGGCGATGGTCGACCACGAGATCACCAGGATCGGCTGCTCGGCGACGATCGAACCGCTCGAGGGGGTCGCGGAGTTCCTGGTCGGCCGAGAAGAGCCCGGCGGCGACTCCCGTCCGTACGAGATCGTCGACGCCCGCTTCGCCCGCGAGTTCGACATCGAACTCGAGTGTCCGACCGACGATCTGATCCACACGCCCCGCGAGGTCGTCCAGGAGCGGTTCTATCGGATGCTCCACGAGCACATCCAGGACCACACGAACACGCTCGTCTTCACGAACACCCGATCCGGCGCCGAGCGGGTGTTGCACAACCTTCGCGAGGGGTTCGACGCCTACGACGAGGAGAACTCGGGCTGTCACCACGGCAGCCTCTCGAAGGACGTCCGCCACGACGTCGAGAAGCGGCTGAAGGAGGGAAGCCTCGACGTGGTGACCTCCTCGACCTCGCTGGAGTTGGGGATCGACATGCCCCACGTCGACCTCGTAGTACAGGTCGGCTCGCCCAAGTCCGTCGCTTCCCTGCTCCAGCGCGTCGGCCGCGCGGGCCACCGCGTCGGCCAGACGGTGACGGGCCGAGTCATCGCCTTAGACCGGGACGAACTCCTCGAGTGCGCCGTGATGCTCAAGAAGGCCGAGGACGGGTTCGTCGACTCCGTCTCTATCCCGGAGAACGCACAGGACGTCGCCACCCAGCACGTCTACGGGATGGCCATCGCAGAGATCCGGCCCGAGAGCGAGGTGGTCGGCATCCTCCGGCGGGCCTACCCCTACCGGAATTACAGCGACGAGGAGTGGGAGTCGCTCGCCCGGTACCTCACCGCCGACTACGCGGGCCTCGAGGACAAGAACGTCTACGCGAAGATCTGGCGCGACGAGAACGATCCGCCCAGCGGCGAGCACCACCACGAGGGGTACCCCGTCGGCCGGCCGCTGATCGGCAAGCGAGGCCGGCTGGCTCGCGTCATCTACATGACCAACATCGGGACGATTCCCGACTCCTTCACCTGCGACGTCAAGACCCGCGCCGGCGACGAGTGGGTCGGGCAGTTAGACGAGAACTACCTCGACACGCTCGAGAAGGGGGACGTCTTCGTCCTCGGGGGCGACCACTTCGAGTACCGGTACCGACGGGGCTCGAAGGTCTACGTCGACCGCACGAGCGCGCGACCGACCGTCCCCTCGTGGTACTCCGAGCGGCTGCCGCTGTCCTACGACCTCGGGCGGGAGATCCTCGCGTTCCAGGGCGAACTCCTCGAGCGCTACGGCGCGGGCGGTCCGCCGCGAGTCCGCGCGTGGCTCCGTGAGTTCCCGCTGGACGACGACAGCGTGCGCGCGATCGCGCGGCTGTTCGAACACCAGCTCCGGTACGCGGGGAACGAGAGCGTCAGCGCGACCGATCGCCTCGCGATCGAGGTGGTCCGGGACCGCGAGGAGTACGAGCGCCACTACTACGTCCACTCGAGCTACGGTCGGAAGTTCAACGACGGGTTCTCGCGGCTGCTGGCCTACCGGTGCGCCCAGGAGGCCACCGCCAACGTTCGCGTCGCCGTCGCCGACAACGGGTTCGTCCTCTCGATGCCACTCAATCGGAAGGTCGACGTCGAGGGGATCCTCGAGGACCTCGAGGCCGACGACGTCCGCGAGGACCTCCGGAACGCGCTCTCCGGCACCGACCTCCTCCAGCGGTACTTCCGGATCAACGCGACCCGCTCGCTGATGATCCTCAAACGCTACAAGGGCTACGAGAAATCGGCGAGCGAACAGCAGGTCTCGAGCGAGATGCTGCTCGGTTTCGCCGAGGACCTCGAGGAGTTCGCGGTCATCGAGGAGACCTACCGCGAGATTCTCGAGGACAAACTCAACGTCGCGGAGATCGAGCAGATCGTCGGCGATATCGCGGCCGGCGATATCGAAATCGAACGTACGCTGCTCGACTCGCCGACGCCGCGGGCCTTCGGACTGGCGACGCTGTCGGCCAGCGACGTCGTTCTCGCCGAAGACGAGAGCGCCGCCCTGCAGGCGTTTCACGAGCACGTCCTCGAGGAGATCGGTGAGGAGTCGCTTCGCGGACTCTCCACGGACTAG
- a CDS encoding polysaccharide deacetylase family protein, producing MNRRKALAAGTAAILGMAGCFQPSGSSNDDDGSEQEPSPERDPRDERNAPERTGDAGMVVFTYDDSKIEDYTMTYPAHERYDVPACIGACPDLVESSGDLDPHHIGELHDAGWEVMSHTNRHRSVGRIRLESDAEAGHDRIYVEANRHGDHVGDPIVLFDGERTVEATVAGKGSDDDGQYIRLEEPIDQPLDATNPAYVRYTESFLRTILADSKRRIEDWGVDVTGFVYPYGRTDGLAESLVPEYYDAVPNYRTGVGGINPIDDLEPTQLHRRYIETDRSTPEEIEEFMATVASEDVLGIVGGHSEYDTLPAERIEFTIETALDHDLRIVTLQEALTELGYLD from the coding sequence GTGAATCGACGAAAGGCTCTCGCCGCGGGGACAGCGGCGATACTGGGAATGGCGGGATGCTTCCAGCCGTCTGGGTCCAGCAACGATGATGACGGCTCTGAACAGGAACCGAGCCCTGAACGGGACCCGAGAGACGAACGAAACGCTCCTGAACGGACCGGCGACGCGGGGATGGTCGTCTTCACGTACGACGATTCGAAGATCGAAGACTACACGATGACGTACCCCGCTCACGAGCGATACGACGTCCCCGCGTGTATCGGCGCCTGTCCCGATCTCGTGGAGTCGTCAGGCGATTTGGATCCGCACCACATCGGAGAACTGCACGACGCCGGCTGGGAAGTGATGTCGCACACGAATAGACATCGATCGGTCGGACGGATTCGCCTCGAGTCCGACGCGGAGGCCGGCCACGACCGGATCTACGTCGAGGCGAATCGCCACGGCGATCACGTGGGCGATCCGATCGTACTGTTCGACGGCGAACGGACGGTCGAGGCGACGGTCGCCGGTAAGGGCTCCGACGACGACGGCCAGTACATCCGCCTCGAGGAGCCGATCGATCAACCGCTCGACGCGACCAACCCCGCGTACGTCCGCTACACCGAATCGTTCCTGCGGACGATCCTCGCCGATTCGAAGCGCCGAATCGAAGACTGGGGGGTCGACGTGACCGGCTTCGTCTACCCGTACGGGCGCACCGACGGCCTCGCCGAATCCCTCGTCCCGGAGTACTACGACGCCGTCCCGAACTACCGGACCGGCGTCGGTGGGATCAATCCGATCGACGACCTCGAGCCGACGCAATTGCACCGCCGGTACATCGAAACGGATCGATCGACGCCCGAAGAGATCGAGGAGTTCATGGCGACCGTCGCGTCCGAGGACGTCCTCGGAATCGTCGGCGGTCACAGCGAGTACGATACGCTCCCCGCCGAGCGGATCGAATTTACCATCGAGACCGCCCTCGATCACGACCTTCGAATCGTCACGCTGCAGGAGGCGCTGACCGAACTCGGCTATCTCGACTGA
- a CDS encoding zinc-dependent alcohol dehydrogenase family protein, with protein sequence MRAAVLEAYGEPLSIESVEPPELAPHGVVVDVEACGICRSDWHAWQGHGEWADDQVPLGQILGHEPAGRVARVGDDVDALAVGDRVAVPFNLGEGSCYQCRNGHGNVCEDGYALGFESSVPGAFAEQVHVPHAEFNVTTLPDGVSPEAVAALGCRYVTAFHALAHRADIDAGDWVAVHGCGGLGLAAVQIATALGGRAIAVDVREDPLEMAADLGAEETIDASALEDGEDVPDAVDAITDGGAHVSVDALGRAETCRNSVDCLRIRGRHVQIGLTTSAEKGEVALPVDEMTRWDVTVVGSRGMPPSRYDELLRMIEGGRLEPEQLVTRRVGLEDVSDRLAAMSDYETQGFEVVTAFSSACE encoded by the coding sequence ATGCGCGCTGCTGTACTCGAGGCCTACGGCGAACCGCTGTCGATCGAGTCGGTCGAACCGCCCGAACTCGCGCCCCACGGCGTCGTCGTCGACGTCGAGGCCTGTGGCATCTGTCGAAGCGACTGGCACGCCTGGCAGGGCCACGGCGAGTGGGCCGACGACCAGGTGCCGCTCGGACAGATCCTCGGCCACGAGCCCGCGGGTCGGGTCGCGCGGGTCGGCGACGACGTCGACGCGCTCGCGGTCGGCGACCGCGTCGCCGTCCCGTTCAACCTCGGCGAGGGGTCGTGCTACCAGTGTCGCAACGGCCACGGCAACGTCTGCGAGGACGGCTACGCGCTCGGGTTCGAGTCGAGCGTTCCGGGCGCGTTCGCCGAGCAGGTCCACGTGCCCCACGCCGAGTTCAACGTCACGACGCTGCCCGACGGCGTCTCCCCGGAAGCGGTCGCCGCGCTCGGCTGTCGGTACGTCACGGCGTTCCACGCGCTCGCACACCGGGCCGATATCGACGCGGGCGACTGGGTCGCCGTCCACGGCTGCGGCGGCCTCGGCCTCGCGGCGGTCCAGATCGCGACCGCGCTTGGGGGCCGGGCGATCGCCGTCGACGTCCGCGAGGACCCCCTCGAGATGGCCGCCGATCTGGGCGCCGAGGAGACGATCGACGCCTCGGCGCTCGAGGACGGAGAGGACGTCCCGGACGCTGTCGACGCGATCACCGACGGGGGCGCCCACGTCTCCGTCGACGCCCTCGGGCGCGCCGAGACCTGCCGCAACAGCGTCGACTGCCTCCGCATCCGCGGCAGGCACGTCCAGATCGGGCTGACGACTAGCGCCGAGAAGGGGGAAGTCGCCCTGCCCGTCGACGAGATGACCCGCTGGGACGTTACCGTCGTCGGCTCGCGGGGCATGCCGCCCTCCCGGTACGACGAACTGCTCAGGATGATCGAGGGCGGCCGGCTCGAGCCGGAACAACTGGTCACGCGACGCGTCGGACTCGAGGACGTTTCGGATCGGCTCGCGGCGATGAGCGATTACGAGACACAGGGTTTCGAAGTCGTCACGGCGTTTTCGTCCGCGTGCGAGTGA
- a CDS encoding MBL fold metallo-hydrolase: protein MRVTFLGSGSAMPTGERFQTGILVQDDGRTLLVDCGSGVLHRLQQSGVGYENVSTVLLTHHHLDHVADLLPLMKARWLAGEDHLEIVGPQGTKSLLDDLLDVHEYMQGKLDLQVREVVAGEFSVAGFDVSAYETRHSLPCLAYRFGDLFTFSGDSEAFAGLANFADGSAVLAHDCSFPDDVDVSNHPTPETLGQALAGNEIGRVYLTHLYPHTDGRHEEMLESIGARYDGDVRFAEDLKTISIE from the coding sequence ATGCGCGTCACCTTTCTCGGAAGCGGCAGCGCGATGCCGACCGGCGAGCGGTTCCAGACCGGTATTCTGGTCCAGGACGACGGCCGAACGCTGCTGGTCGACTGCGGATCGGGCGTCCTCCACCGCCTCCAGCAGTCCGGCGTCGGCTACGAGAACGTCTCGACGGTCCTGCTGACCCACCACCACCTCGACCACGTCGCCGACCTGCTCCCGCTCATGAAGGCCCGCTGGCTCGCCGGCGAGGACCACCTCGAGATCGTCGGGCCGCAGGGGACGAAGTCGCTGCTCGACGACCTGCTCGACGTCCACGAGTACATGCAGGGGAAACTCGATCTGCAGGTTCGAGAGGTCGTCGCCGGCGAGTTCTCGGTCGCGGGGTTCGACGTCTCGGCCTACGAGACCCGCCACTCGTTGCCCTGCCTCGCCTACCGGTTCGGCGACCTGTTCACCTTCAGCGGCGACAGCGAGGCCTTCGCGGGACTGGCGAACTTCGCCGACGGGTCGGCCGTTCTGGCCCACGACTGCTCGTTCCCCGACGACGTCGACGTCTCGAACCACCCCACCCCGGAGACGCTCGGTCAGGCGCTGGCCGGCAACGAGATCGGCCGCGTCTACCTGACCCACCTCTACCCGCACACGGACGGTCGCCACGAGGAGATGCTCGAGTCGATCGGCGCCCGCTACGACGGGGACGTCCGGTTCGCCGAGGACCTGAAGACGATCAGTATCGAGTAG
- a CDS encoding MMPL family transporter, producing the protein MRAPDRIADAVTNHSRIVIVVLLLLTAAVGVGMPMVDQSSSLDQFESQSDEAQALERIQGNSENGVDPYFATEGDENTTSVQVIVRGDGDNVLARESLVSSLEFQQELRNDESINATLAENRSITGVENLVAFTAISGDLAEREAVLETGLNDTLELQREYLNRTAAGDEQAAAETEAEINATIEQTVEAAALGDERAAEYEELVQQAREVESGRWEIERETDTYEASEEYRNLTANLEQIRLGATTGIFEAEYTQLQEGTVPLEDQLEALESLDDEEYERVVQQTLSDGDGQENVALALMPSSYEPGSTEAETRMTSVTQSTQSDAAGGGMGGGAISDRIVESQLEIRDLANAQEEDYIVFGGGIITDEIDRSMGDSLAIVGPFALLFVVVALLIAYRDLIDIVLGVVGIVAVLVWTFGFMGWADIAFNQMFVAVPVLLIGLSIDYAIHVFMRHREQREEDGRTGSVRGSMKVALAGVGAALIWVTATTVIGFLSNLVSPIGPIREFGIVSSVGIVAALIIFGALIPAMKVELDEFLESRGYDRRKRAFGTGGGRFSEVLTVGSTAARKAPLVVLALVLLLSIGGAYGATQVDTSFQEEDFLAESPPAWTDNLPGGMSPGEYQAKDDLDFVNQHFQREDSQAQILVEADGGGVDDPELLEQMNRTRDEAAASDVVYTMANGEADIQDPLSTMETVAGQNESFNESFRAADTDDDGVPDENVSALYDQLFETDEEAASQVLHRTDDGEYDATRMIVGIQGGASAADTTSEMRTLADDVEDGSDGRWTAIATGTPIVNHIVEQDLLDTVLESLMITLVAVFVFLSVAYWATGDSAALGTVTLLPVAFTVSWILGTMYLIGMPFNVLTGMITSLTIGLGVAYSIHVSDRYTLELERQGNVWSALRTTVTGTGGALLGSAATTVGGFGTLAFAILPALRQFGIITGLTITYAFLASVIVLPSLLVLWTRYLGPDVSFDAPGSPAGTATASDGGRETGTETDMTTDARDGDDSEGLDE; encoded by the coding sequence ATGAGAGCGCCGGATCGTATCGCGGACGCGGTAACGAATCATTCCCGGATCGTCATCGTCGTCCTCCTGTTGCTGACGGCGGCGGTCGGCGTCGGGATGCCGATGGTCGACCAATCCTCGTCGCTCGACCAGTTCGAGAGTCAGTCCGATGAGGCCCAAGCCCTCGAGCGAATCCAGGGGAACTCCGAGAACGGGGTCGATCCCTATTTCGCGACAGAGGGTGACGAGAATACCACCAGCGTCCAGGTGATCGTCCGCGGCGACGGCGACAACGTCCTCGCGCGGGAGTCGCTCGTCTCCTCGCTCGAGTTCCAACAGGAGCTTCGAAACGACGAGTCGATCAATGCGACGCTGGCGGAGAATCGGTCGATCACCGGCGTCGAAAACCTCGTCGCGTTCACCGCGATCAGCGGCGATCTCGCCGAACGAGAGGCGGTGCTCGAGACCGGACTCAACGACACGCTGGAACTCCAGCGGGAGTACCTGAACCGAACCGCCGCCGGCGACGAGCAGGCCGCGGCCGAGACCGAAGCCGAAATCAACGCGACGATCGAGCAAACGGTCGAGGCGGCGGCGCTCGGCGACGAGCGAGCCGCCGAGTACGAAGAGCTAGTCCAACAGGCCCGAGAGGTCGAGTCCGGCCGTTGGGAGATCGAACGGGAGACCGATACCTACGAGGCGAGCGAGGAGTACCGGAACCTGACCGCGAACCTCGAACAGATTCGCCTCGGCGCGACGACCGGGATCTTCGAAGCCGAGTACACCCAGCTTCAGGAGGGAACGGTGCCGCTCGAGGACCAGCTCGAGGCCCTCGAGAGCCTCGACGACGAGGAGTACGAGCGGGTCGTCCAGCAGACGCTCTCCGACGGCGACGGACAGGAGAACGTCGCGCTCGCGCTGATGCCCTCGTCCTACGAACCGGGCAGCACCGAGGCCGAAACGCGGATGACGTCGGTCACGCAGTCGACCCAAAGCGATGCGGCCGGCGGCGGAATGGGCGGCGGTGCCATCAGCGATCGGATCGTCGAGAGCCAACTCGAGATCCGCGACCTCGCGAACGCCCAAGAAGAGGACTACATCGTCTTCGGCGGCGGAATCATCACCGACGAGATCGACCGGTCGATGGGCGACAGTCTCGCCATCGTCGGTCCGTTCGCCCTGCTGTTCGTCGTCGTCGCTCTGCTGATCGCCTACCGGGACCTGATAGACATCGTCCTGGGCGTCGTCGGGATCGTCGCGGTGCTCGTCTGGACGTTCGGCTTCATGGGCTGGGCCGATATCGCGTTCAACCAGATGTTCGTCGCGGTTCCGGTCCTGTTGATCGGGCTCTCTATCGACTACGCGATCCACGTCTTCATGCGCCACCGCGAGCAACGCGAGGAGGACGGACGGACCGGTTCCGTCCGCGGCTCGATGAAGGTCGCGCTGGCCGGCGTCGGCGCCGCGCTCATCTGGGTGACGGCGACGACGGTCATCGGCTTCCTCTCGAACCTCGTCAGTCCGATCGGCCCCATTCGGGAGTTCGGGATCGTCAGCTCCGTCGGGATCGTCGCCGCGCTGATCATCTTCGGCGCACTGATCCCGGCGATGAAGGTCGAGCTCGACGAGTTCCTCGAGTCCCGCGGCTACGACCGCCGCAAGCGCGCGTTCGGGACCGGCGGCGGCCGCTTCAGCGAGGTGCTGACGGTCGGGTCGACGGCCGCTCGGAAGGCGCCGCTGGTCGTTCTCGCCCTCGTGCTCCTGCTCTCGATCGGCGGGGCCTACGGCGCGACCCAGGTCGACACCAGCTTCCAGGAAGAGGACTTCCTCGCGGAGAGTCCGCCGGCGTGGACCGACAACCTGCCGGGCGGCATGAGCCCCGGCGAGTACCAGGCCAAGGACGATCTGGACTTCGTCAATCAGCACTTCCAGCGCGAGGACAGCCAGGCGCAGATCCTCGTCGAAGCGGACGGCGGGGGCGTCGACGACCCCGAACTGCTCGAGCAGATGAACCGGACGCGGGACGAGGCCGCGGCGAGCGACGTCGTCTACACGATGGCGAACGGCGAGGCCGACATCCAAGATCCGCTCTCGACGATGGAGACGGTCGCCGGGCAAAACGAGTCGTTCAACGAGTCGTTCCGGGCGGCCGACACCGACGATGACGGCGTCCCCGACGAGAACGTCTCGGCGCTGTACGACCAACTGTTCGAGACCGACGAGGAAGCCGCGAGTCAGGTCCTCCATCGGACCGACGACGGCGAGTACGACGCGACCCGAATGATCGTCGGCATCCAGGGCGGAGCCAGCGCCGCTGACACGACGAGCGAGATGCGCACGCTCGCCGACGACGTCGAAGACGGCAGCGACGGCCGCTGGACCGCCATCGCCACCGGCACTCCGATCGTCAACCACATCGTCGAACAGGACCTGCTCGACACCGTCCTCGAGAGCCTCATGATCACGCTCGTGGCCGTGTTCGTCTTCCTGTCGGTCGCCTACTGGGCGACCGGCGACAGCGCGGCGCTGGGCACCGTGACCCTGCTGCCGGTCGCCTTCACCGTCAGCTGGATCCTGGGGACGATGTACCTCATCGGCATGCCATTCAACGTGCTCACGGGGATGATCACGAGCCTCACGATCGGGCTCGGCGTCGCCTACAGCATCCACGTCAGCGACCGGTACACGCTCGAACTCGAGCGCCAGGGCAACGTCTGGTCGGCGCTGCGGACGACCGTCACCGGCACCGGCGGCGCGTTGCTCGGCAGCGCGGCGACGACCGTCGGCGGCTTCGGGACGCTCGCCTTCGCAATCTTGCCCGCGTTGCGCCAGTTCGGGATCATCACCGGGCTGACGATCACCTACGCGTTCCTCGCCAGCGTGATCGTCCTCCCGTCGCTGCTGGTGCTGTGGACGCGGTACCTCGGCCCGGACGTCTCCTTCGACGCGCCGGGATCGCCCGCCGGAACGGCGACCGCGAGCGACGGCGGCCGCGAGACCGGGACCGAAACGGACATGACGACCGACGCGAGAGACGGAGATGATTCGGAGGGACTAGACGAGTGA
- a CDS encoding TrmB family transcriptional regulator, which yields MTNDESEAVDAFERLGLTSYEAKVFIALHRLGSGAARDVADVTDVPRSQVYSVAESLEDRGLIEVQQASPIRYRPVSLEEAQQTLEERFDRERERAFDYVDSVRQEATTEETQEDIWTVRSRERVDDRVVDLLSQATDKIVIGTRLPELLTESIERTLEERTAAGVSVLAISRNDEIWERLDAIDGVEIETPPAYREGDQRSGRIVIVDDDGILLSVIDDDGSETAIWSSGSLFASVLIQLIEASDELRPGSELR from the coding sequence GTGACGAACGACGAGAGCGAGGCCGTCGACGCGTTCGAACGTCTCGGCCTCACCAGCTACGAGGCCAAGGTCTTCATCGCCCTCCACCGGCTGGGGTCCGGGGCGGCGCGCGACGTCGCAGACGTGACCGACGTCCCTCGCTCGCAGGTCTACAGCGTCGCGGAGAGTTTAGAAGATCGCGGACTGATCGAGGTCCAGCAGGCGAGCCCGATCCGCTACCGACCGGTCAGTCTCGAGGAGGCCCAGCAGACCCTCGAGGAACGGTTCGACCGCGAACGGGAACGGGCGTTCGACTACGTGGACTCGGTCAGACAGGAGGCGACGACCGAGGAAACCCAAGAGGACATCTGGACCGTTCGGAGCCGCGAGCGCGTCGACGACCGCGTCGTCGACCTCCTCTCGCAGGCGACGGACAAGATCGTCATCGGGACGCGGCTCCCGGAACTGCTCACGGAGTCGATCGAACGGACGCTCGAGGAACGGACCGCGGCCGGCGTCTCCGTGCTCGCGATCAGTCGGAACGACGAGATCTGGGAGCGACTCGACGCTATCGACGGCGTCGAGATCGAGACGCCCCCCGCCTACCGCGAGGGTGACCAGCGATCGGGACGGATCGTCATCGTCGACGACGACGGCATCCTGTTGAGCGTCATCGACGACGACGGCAGCGAGACGGCGATCTGGAGTTCGGGCTCGTTGTTCGCCTCCGTGCTGATCCAGCTGATCGAGGCCAGCGACGAACTGCGACCCGGCTCGGAGCTACGGTAA
- a CDS encoding mRNA surveillance protein pelota: MQIKDREQVEGGRERVTVVPESVDDLWHLQYVLEPGDRVAGDTTRRIQRNDDQMRDTGGEREHMWVAIAVDDVEFHKFANRLRVGGEIVACSREDQLGFHHTLNVEERDELSIEKRFKPDQEARLEEAEEATENPDVAIATVEEGQAHVHTVAQYGTEERATITGTTGKGEYARGRSELFEELATVLKRQDADAIILAGPGFTKQDAYKHIEQNESELAEQITMVDTASVGDRGVHEVLKRGAVADVQQETRIESEAEYIDELTRRMAEGAKAAYGPEQVKKAAEFGAIERLLVLDDRLQKERGPDGEWAISVDEIVRTTEQKGGDVTVFSSEFPPGQQLSNLGGIAALLRYRLE; the protein is encoded by the coding sequence ATGCAGATCAAAGACCGGGAGCAGGTCGAGGGCGGGCGCGAACGGGTGACGGTCGTCCCCGAGAGCGTCGACGACCTCTGGCACTTGCAGTACGTCCTCGAGCCCGGCGACCGCGTCGCGGGCGATACGACCCGGCGGATCCAGCGCAACGACGACCAGATGCGCGACACCGGCGGCGAGCGCGAGCACATGTGGGTCGCCATCGCCGTCGACGACGTCGAGTTCCACAAGTTCGCCAACCGGCTGCGGGTCGGCGGCGAGATCGTCGCCTGCTCGCGCGAGGACCAGCTCGGCTTTCACCACACGCTGAACGTCGAGGAGCGCGACGAGCTCTCGATCGAGAAGCGCTTCAAACCGGACCAGGAGGCCCGCCTCGAGGAGGCCGAGGAGGCCACCGAGAACCCGGACGTCGCCATCGCGACCGTCGAGGAGGGCCAGGCTCACGTCCACACGGTCGCCCAGTACGGCACCGAGGAGCGGGCGACGATCACGGGCACGACGGGGAAAGGCGAGTACGCCCGCGGGCGCTCGGAGCTGTTCGAGGAACTCGCGACGGTCCTGAAGCGACAGGACGCGGACGCGATCATCCTCGCCGGGCCCGGCTTCACGAAACAGGACGCCTACAAGCACATCGAGCAGAACGAATCGGAGCTCGCCGAGCAGATCACGATGGTCGACACGGCCAGCGTCGGGGACCGCGGCGTCCACGAGGTGCTCAAGCGCGGCGCCGTCGCCGACGTCCAGCAGGAGACCCGCATCGAGAGCGAGGCCGAGTACATCGACGAGCTCACCCGTCGCATGGCCGAGGGCGCCAAGGCCGCCTACGGCCCGGAACAGGTGAAAAAGGCCGCCGAGTTCGGCGCGATCGAGCGGCTGCTCGTCCTCGACGACCGACTGCAGAAGGAGCGCGGTCCCGACGGCGAGTGGGCGATCAGCGTCGACGAGATCGTCCGCACGACCGAGCAGAAAGGCGGCGATGTGACCGTCTTCTCGAGCGAGTTCCCGCCCGGTCAGCAGCTGTCGAATCTCGGCGGGATCGCGGCGTTGTTACGGTACCGACTCGAGTGA